The following coding sequences are from one Streptomyces sp. NBC_01485 window:
- a CDS encoding alpha/beta hydrolase has product MGLTSNKVLLLSVLFALLLFVGTVWLWPRLARRGWRAVSGRVGLLLATQLALFASVGLAANQAFGFYASWADLFGKETDQGVVVDHAAGGGPAGPLQVVDKRRVDGGGSGRPQFGGQVQKVAINGRTTHIATPAYVYLPPEYFDPAYRTRTFPAAVVLTGYPGTSEALVDKLHYPGTARQLAKDGRMQPMILVMMRPTVAPPRDTECVDIPGGPQTESFFAKDLPDAVTAHYRVGKKPGSWGIIGDSTGGYCALKLAMHHPEVYAAGAGLSAYYKAPIDPTTGDLFHGNKTLRNEADLLWYLKNRSAPNTSLLVTSSKVGESNYKATMKFIALAKGAGRTRISSIILDSGGHNFNTWRREIPPTLEWISGRLSGR; this is encoded by the coding sequence ATGGGTCTCACGAGCAACAAAGTGCTGCTGCTGTCAGTGCTGTTCGCCTTACTGCTGTTCGTCGGCACGGTGTGGCTGTGGCCGCGCCTGGCCCGGCGCGGCTGGCGCGCCGTCAGCGGGCGAGTCGGGCTGCTGCTCGCCACCCAGTTGGCGCTGTTCGCGTCGGTGGGCCTCGCCGCCAACCAGGCCTTCGGCTTCTACGCCAGTTGGGCGGACCTGTTCGGCAAGGAGACCGACCAGGGTGTGGTCGTCGACCACGCGGCGGGCGGCGGCCCGGCGGGGCCGCTGCAGGTGGTCGACAAACGGCGCGTGGACGGCGGCGGCAGCGGGCGCCCGCAGTTCGGCGGGCAGGTCCAGAAGGTCGCCATCAACGGACGTACGACGCACATCGCCACGCCCGCGTACGTGTACCTGCCGCCTGAGTACTTCGACCCGGCGTACCGCACGCGTACGTTCCCCGCCGCCGTAGTCCTCACGGGGTATCCCGGTACGTCAGAGGCGCTCGTGGACAAGTTGCACTATCCGGGCACCGCACGGCAGCTCGCCAAGGACGGTCGCATGCAGCCGATGATCCTGGTGATGATGCGGCCGACGGTGGCGCCGCCGCGGGACACGGAGTGCGTGGACATCCCCGGCGGGCCGCAGACCGAGTCGTTCTTCGCGAAGGACCTGCCGGACGCGGTGACGGCCCACTACAGGGTCGGCAAGAAGCCCGGCAGTTGGGGGATCATCGGCGACTCCACGGGCGGCTACTGCGCCCTGAAGCTGGCGATGCACCATCCGGAGGTCTACGCGGCCGGTGCGGGACTGTCGGCGTACTACAAGGCGCCGATCGACCCGACCACCGGTGACCTCTTCCACGGGAACAAGACCCTGCGCAACGAGGCGGATTTGCTCTGGTATCTGAAGAATCGTTCCGCTCCGAACACCTCGCTGCTCGTCACCAGCAGCAAGGTTGGAGAATCCAACTACAAGGCCACGATGAAGTTCATAGCGCTGGCGAAGGGCGCGGGCCGGACGAGGATCTCGTCGATCATCCTGGATAGCGGCGGGCACAACTTCAATACCTGGCGGCGGGAGATCCCGCCGACGCTGGAGTGGATCAGCGGGCGGCTGAGTGGCCGGTGA
- a CDS encoding PH domain-containing protein: MTTPGVEDGVPDVPGAANAHGVPDTRPQRPVTQATGAAGAIELTERRLHPVTPFRRAWAPVAVLAGWAVHDPNQAQAQLTRLTTTTLLIALAVLVPAASLYGFLTWWFTHFAVTDSELRIRTGLLFKRTAHIRLERIQAIDVSQPLLARIAGVAKLRLDVVGADKKDELAFLGEEEARVLRAELLARAAGFAPETAHEVGEAPARELLRVPARKLAIAVALTGATWGALAAALVVPPVLWLATHSVWTVLATGVPLLGAAGASSVGRFVGEYDWTVGESPDGLRIDHGLLDRTHETVPPGRVQTVRIVRPLLWRRLGWVRVELDVAGSANSVLVPVAPREAAEAVIARVLPGVSVPAEASLSRPPRRAGRCVPVWWRGYGIAVTDTVFAARHGLLRRNLTLVPHAKVQSVRLRQGPWQRLWDLAEVHVDTGADKTVTARLRDAQEAAELLLGQAERSRTGRRDARPDRWMAQ; the protein is encoded by the coding sequence GTGACGACGCCGGGCGTAGAGGACGGCGTACCGGACGTGCCAGGCGCGGCGAACGCGCACGGCGTACCCGACACCCGCCCACAACGGCCCGTCACCCAAGCCACAGGGGCCGCCGGGGCCATCGAGCTCACCGAGCGCCGGCTGCACCCCGTCACGCCGTTCCGGCGGGCGTGGGCGCCGGTCGCGGTCCTCGCCGGGTGGGCGGTGCACGACCCGAACCAGGCGCAGGCGCAGTTGACCCGGCTGACCACCACGACGCTGCTGATCGCGCTCGCCGTGCTCGTCCCCGCGGCCTCCCTCTACGGCTTTCTGACCTGGTGGTTCACCCACTTCGCGGTGACGGACAGCGAACTGCGCATCCGGACCGGCCTGCTGTTCAAGCGCACCGCGCACATCCGGCTGGAACGCATCCAGGCGATCGACGTCAGTCAGCCGCTGCTCGCGCGGATCGCGGGCGTCGCGAAACTCCGGCTCGACGTGGTCGGCGCCGACAAGAAGGACGAACTCGCCTTCCTGGGCGAGGAAGAGGCCCGCGTACTGCGCGCGGAGCTGCTCGCGCGGGCGGCGGGCTTCGCCCCGGAGACGGCGCACGAAGTGGGTGAGGCGCCCGCGCGCGAGCTGCTGCGTGTGCCGGCGCGCAAGCTGGCGATCGCGGTGGCCCTGACCGGCGCGACCTGGGGCGCGCTCGCCGCCGCGCTCGTCGTGCCGCCGGTGCTGTGGCTGGCCACCCACAGCGTGTGGACGGTCCTGGCGACCGGCGTGCCGCTGCTCGGCGCGGCGGGCGCGAGCAGCGTGGGACGGTTCGTCGGCGAGTACGACTGGACGGTCGGCGAGTCGCCGGACGGACTGCGGATCGACCACGGGCTGCTGGACCGTACGCACGAGACGGTCCCGCCCGGACGCGTGCAGACCGTAAGAATCGTCCGGCCGCTGCTGTGGCGGCGGCTCGGCTGGGTGCGCGTCGAGCTGGACGTGGCCGGGTCGGCCAACTCCGTGCTCGTGCCGGTCGCCCCGCGCGAGGCCGCGGAGGCCGTCATCGCGCGCGTGCTGCCCGGGGTGAGCGTCCCGGCCGAGGCCTCGCTGTCGCGCCCGCCACGCCGGGCCGGACGGTGCGTGCCGGTGTGGTGGCGGGGCTACGGGATCGCCGTCACGGACACCGTGTTCGCCGCCCGGCACGGACTGCTGCGCCGCAACCTGACGCTCGTGCCGCACGCGAAGGTGCAGAGCGTGCGGCTGCGGCAAGGGCCCTGGCAGCGCCTCTGGGACCTCGCGGAGGTCCATGTGGACACGGGGGCCGACAAGACCGTCACAGCCCGGCTGCGGGACGCGCAGGAGGCCGCGGAGCTGCTCCTCGGCCAGGCCGAGCGGTCACGGACCGGGCGCCGGGACGCCCGGCCCGACCGGTGGATGGCTCAGTAG
- a CDS encoding PH domain-containing protein, whose product MKTGSPGGVETTDTGPAGPVWTGLPPGLLRMRRLLLVVWLGLAAVGTGLLLGLLVGPAWAAFALLPLAGIGWGWVLLGRNWRSWRYAERADDLLISRGVLWREETVVPYGRMQLVEVTSGPVERHFGLASVQLHTAAAATDATIPGLDPAEAERLRDRLTELGEARSAGL is encoded by the coding sequence ATGAAAACGGGGAGCCCTGGGGGCGTGGAGACGACGGACACCGGACCGGCCGGACCCGTGTGGACCGGGCTGCCGCCGGGACTGCTGCGGATGCGGCGGCTGTTGCTGGTGGTGTGGCTGGGGCTGGCGGCCGTCGGCACCGGGCTGCTGCTCGGCCTGCTCGTCGGCCCCGCGTGGGCGGCGTTCGCCTTGCTGCCACTGGCCGGCATCGGCTGGGGCTGGGTGCTGCTCGGCCGCAACTGGCGCTCCTGGCGGTACGCCGAGCGGGCCGACGACCTGCTGATCAGCCGGGGCGTGCTGTGGCGCGAGGAGACCGTCGTGCCGTACGGACGCATGCAGCTCGTGGAGGTCACCTCCGGTCCCGTCGAGCGGCACTTCGGGCTGGCCAGCGTCCAACTGCACACCGCGGCCGCCGCGACCGACGCGACCATCCCGGGCCTGGACCCGGCCGAGGCGGAACGGCTGCGCGACCGGCTCACCGAGCTCGGCGAGGCCCGATCGGCGGGGCTGTGA
- a CDS encoding NADH-quinone oxidoreductase subunit D yields the protein MTPMTETTVGIGGAAESTDMVLNIGPQHPSTHGVLRLRLVLDGERIRHAEPVIGYMHRGAEKLFEARDYRQIIMLANRHDWLSAFSNELGVVLAVERMLGMEVPPRAVWTRTLLAELNRVLNHLMFLGSYPLELGGITPVFYAFREREVLQNVMEEVSGGRMHYMFNRVGGLKEDLPAGWASRARGAVAAVRSRMDVFDDLVLGNEIFRGRTRDVGVLAPEHVHAYGVSGPVARASGVDFDLRRDEPYLAYGELQDTLKVVQRTEGDCLARFECLLEQTHNALDLADACLDRLADLPPGPINQRLPKVLKAPEGHTYAWTENPLGINGYYLVSKGEKTPYRLKLRSASYNNIQVLTELLPGTLVADMVAILGSMFFVVGDIDK from the coding sequence ATGACTCCTATGACGGAGACCACGGTCGGGATCGGCGGTGCCGCGGAGAGCACCGACATGGTGCTCAACATCGGCCCCCAGCATCCCTCCACGCACGGTGTGCTGCGGCTGCGGCTCGTGCTGGACGGCGAGCGCATCCGGCACGCGGAGCCCGTGATCGGCTACATGCACCGCGGCGCGGAGAAGCTGTTCGAGGCGCGCGACTACCGCCAGATCATCATGCTGGCCAACCGGCACGACTGGCTGTCGGCGTTCTCGAACGAGCTGGGCGTGGTCCTCGCGGTGGAGCGGATGCTCGGCATGGAGGTGCCCCCGCGCGCGGTGTGGACGCGCACGCTGCTCGCCGAGCTGAACCGGGTGCTGAACCACCTGATGTTCCTGGGGTCGTATCCGCTGGAGCTGGGCGGCATCACGCCGGTCTTCTACGCCTTCCGTGAGCGCGAAGTGCTCCAGAACGTCATGGAGGAGGTCTCCGGCGGGCGCATGCACTACATGTTCAACCGCGTGGGCGGCCTCAAGGAGGACCTGCCGGCAGGCTGGGCCTCACGCGCGCGTGGCGCCGTCGCCGCCGTGCGGTCCCGTATGGACGTCTTCGACGACCTCGTGCTCGGCAACGAGATCTTCCGGGGGCGCACGCGGGACGTGGGTGTCCTCGCGCCGGAGCACGTGCACGCGTACGGCGTGAGCGGGCCCGTCGCGCGCGCCTCGGGCGTCGACTTCGACCTGCGCCGCGACGAGCCCTACCTCGCCTACGGGGAACTGCAGGACACCCTCAAGGTGGTGCAGCGGACCGAGGGCGACTGCCTCGCGCGCTTCGAGTGCCTCCTGGAGCAGACGCACAACGCGCTCGACCTCGCGGACGCCTGCCTGGACCGGCTCGCCGACCTGCCGCCCGGCCCGATCAACCAGCGGCTCCCGAAGGTCCTCAAGGCGCCCGAGGGGCACACGTACGCGTGGACCGAGAACCCCCTCGGCATCAACGGCTACTACCTCGTCAGCAAGGGCGAGAAGACCCCGTACCGGCTGAAGCTGCGCTCGGCGTCGTACAACAACATCCAGGTGCTCACCGAACTGCTGCCGGGCACGCTGGTCGCGGACATGGTGGCGATCCTGGGGTCGATGTTCTTCGTGGTGGGAGACATCGACAAGTGA
- a CDS encoding SAM-dependent methyltransferase: MVDEVTGPGEWRGWRAATQAALYGTGGTAGTSGTGGTGGFYRRPEGPAGHFRTSVHASPLFAGAVARLLCRVDEALGRPASLDFVDMAAGRGELVTAVLAALPADVAARTRAYAVEVAGRPEGLAHRIEWLSEPPGQVTGLLFANEWLDNVPVEVAEVDSAGVARLVLVREDGVERLGQPVSGADAEWLARWWPPAGEEGLRAEIGLPRDTAWASAVACVVRGLAVAVDYAHTTDARPPFGTLTGFREGRETAPVPDGSCDITAHVALDACAEAGKRGREGDRGACVRLLTQRAALRALGIAGARPPLALASTDPAAYVRALASAGEAAELTAPGGLGDFGWLLQSVGIPDPLL, encoded by the coding sequence GTGGTGGACGAGGTGACGGGCCCGGGCGAGTGGCGCGGTTGGCGGGCGGCGACGCAGGCCGCCCTGTACGGCACGGGCGGAACGGCCGGAACAAGCGGCACGGGCGGCACGGGCGGGTTCTACCGGCGGCCCGAGGGCCCGGCGGGGCACTTCCGTACGTCCGTGCACGCCTCGCCGCTCTTCGCCGGGGCGGTGGCCAGGCTGCTGTGCCGGGTCGACGAGGCGCTGGGCCGTCCCGCGTCGCTCGACTTCGTCGACATGGCGGCCGGCCGGGGCGAACTGGTCACCGCGGTGCTGGCCGCGCTCCCCGCCGACGTGGCCGCACGCACGCGCGCGTACGCCGTCGAAGTCGCCGGCCGCCCCGAGGGACTCGCTCACCGGATCGAGTGGCTGTCCGAGCCCCCGGGACAGGTCACCGGGCTGCTGTTCGCCAACGAGTGGCTGGACAACGTGCCCGTGGAGGTCGCCGAGGTCGACTCCGCCGGGGTGGCGCGGCTGGTGCTCGTCCGGGAGGACGGGGTCGAGCGCCTCGGGCAGCCGGTGTCCGGCGCGGACGCGGAGTGGCTCGCCCGATGGTGGCCGCCGGCGGGCGAGGAGGGGCTGCGGGCTGAGATCGGGCTGCCCCGGGACACGGCGTGGGCGTCCGCCGTCGCATGCGTCGTACGCGGACTCGCGGTGGCCGTGGACTACGCGCACACCACGGACGCACGCCCCCCGTTCGGGACGCTCACCGGCTTCCGGGAGGGCCGCGAGACGGCACCCGTGCCGGACGGTTCCTGCGACATCACGGCCCATGTCGCACTGGACGCGTGCGCGGAGGCGGGGAAGAGGGGGAGGGAGGGGGACAGGGGCGCCTGCGTCCGCTTGCTCACCCAACGCGCCGCGCTGCGCGCCCTGGGCATCGCCGGCGCACGCCCCCCGCTCGCGCTCGCCTCCACGGACCCCGCCGCGTACGTGCGCGCCCTCGCGAGCGCCGGCGAGGCCGCCGAGCTCACCGCACCGGGCGGCCTGGGCGACTTCGGGTGGCTGCTCCAGTCGGTTGGAATTCCGGACCCACTCCTTTAG
- a CDS encoding sensor histidine kinase, with protein MQRLYDFLRRNPTGVDGFWALVLFGISVVAGTSGQVQRGGTDSMALYVPVVFLLCLVIALRRRMPEKMLLLGAALGLAQLVLDVATTAADFALLVIVYTVAATGARWASRLALGMGLCAATVAQLRWPHEDSNVPAAVATVVFLTVPFVLAWVLGDSVRTRRAYFAQLEERAARLEKEREAQAKVAVAAERARIARELHDVVAHNVSVMVVQADGAAYVLDAAPDQAKKALETISSTGRQALAEMRRLLGVLRTGEHQEGGEYVPQPDVEQIEDLVEQCRGSGLPVDFKVEGTARPLPSGVELTAYRIVQEALTNTRKHGGPNAGASVRLVYFDDGLGLLVEDDGKGAPHELYEEGGADGAGHGLIGMRERVGMVGGTLDAGPRPGGGFRISALLPLKPAH; from the coding sequence GTGCAGCGTCTCTATGACTTCCTCCGCAGAAACCCGACCGGGGTGGACGGCTTCTGGGCCCTCGTCCTGTTCGGGATCTCTGTCGTGGCCGGAACCTCCGGCCAGGTGCAGCGCGGGGGCACCGACTCCATGGCGCTGTACGTGCCCGTCGTGTTCCTGTTGTGCCTGGTGATCGCGCTGCGCCGGCGCATGCCGGAGAAGATGCTGCTGCTGGGCGCCGCGCTGGGGCTGGCGCAGCTCGTGCTGGACGTCGCGACGACGGCCGCCGACTTCGCCCTGCTGGTGATCGTGTACACGGTCGCCGCCACCGGCGCCCGCTGGGCCTCCCGGCTGGCGCTCGGCATGGGCCTGTGCGCTGCGACCGTCGCCCAACTGCGCTGGCCGCACGAGGACTCGAACGTGCCGGCCGCCGTCGCGACCGTCGTCTTCCTGACGGTGCCGTTCGTCCTCGCGTGGGTGCTCGGCGACTCCGTGCGCACCCGTAGGGCGTACTTCGCCCAGTTGGAGGAGCGCGCGGCCCGTCTGGAGAAGGAGCGCGAGGCGCAGGCGAAGGTCGCGGTCGCCGCCGAGCGCGCCCGCATCGCGCGCGAGCTGCACGACGTCGTCGCGCACAACGTGTCGGTGATGGTGGTGCAGGCCGATGGCGCCGCCTATGTGCTCGACGCCGCGCCCGACCAGGCGAAGAAGGCCCTGGAGACGATCTCCTCCACCGGCCGCCAGGCCCTCGCCGAGATGCGCCGCCTGCTGGGCGTGCTGCGCACCGGCGAGCATCAGGAGGGCGGTGAGTACGTGCCGCAGCCGGACGTCGAGCAGATCGAGGACCTCGTCGAGCAGTGCCGAGGTTCGGGCCTGCCGGTGGACTTCAAGGTCGAGGGCACGGCCCGGCCGCTGCCCAGCGGCGTCGAGCTGACGGCGTACCGCATCGTCCAGGAGGCGCTGACGAACACGCGCAAGCACGGCGGACCGAACGCGGGCGCGAGCGTGCGCCTGGTCTACTTCGACGACGGCCTCGGCCTGCTCGTCGAGGACGACGGCAAGGGCGCCCCGCACGAGCTGTACGAGGAGGGCGGCGCCGACGGCGCGGGCCACGGCCTGATCGGTATGCGCGAGCGGGTCGGCATGGTGGGCGGCACCCTGGACGCGGGCCCGCGGCCCGGCGGAGGATTCCGCATCAGCGCCCTGCTCCCGCTCAAACCCGCGCATTGA
- a CDS encoding response regulator transcription factor: protein MTIRVMLVDDQVLLRTGFRMVLDAQPDMEVVAEAGDGVEALQVVRSTAVDVVLMDVRMPKLDGVEATRRICAEPEPPKVLILTTFDLDEYAFSGLKAGASGFMLKDVPPGELLTAIRSVHSGDAVVAPSTTRRLLDRFAPMLPATGKEPRHKELERLTGREREVMVLVAQGLSNGEIAARLVLSEATVKTHVGRILTKLGLRDRVQVVVLAYETGLVRAGGH from the coding sequence ATGACGATCCGCGTGATGCTCGTCGACGACCAGGTGCTGCTGCGCACCGGGTTCCGGATGGTGCTCGACGCCCAGCCGGACATGGAGGTCGTGGCCGAGGCGGGCGACGGTGTCGAGGCTCTTCAGGTGGTGCGGTCCACGGCGGTCGACGTGGTGCTGATGGACGTCCGCATGCCGAAGCTGGACGGCGTCGAGGCCACCCGGCGCATCTGCGCGGAGCCCGAGCCGCCGAAGGTGCTGATCCTGACCACCTTCGACCTGGACGAGTACGCCTTCTCCGGGCTGAAGGCGGGCGCCTCCGGCTTCATGCTGAAGGACGTGCCGCCGGGCGAGCTGCTCACCGCCATCCGCTCCGTGCACAGCGGCGACGCGGTGGTGGCACCGTCCACCACCCGCCGTCTCCTCGACCGGTTCGCGCCGATGCTGCCCGCCACCGGCAAGGAGCCCCGGCACAAGGAGCTGGAGCGGCTCACGGGGCGGGAGCGCGAGGTGATGGTGCTGGTCGCCCAAGGGCTGTCCAACGGGGAGATCGCGGCCCGGCTGGTGCTGTCCGAGGCGACCGTCAAGACCCACGTGGGCCGCATCCTCACCAAGCTGGGGCTGCGCGACCGGGTCCAGGTCGTAGTCCTTGCGTATGAGACGGGGCTCGTCCGCGCGGGCGGTCACTGA
- a CDS encoding AAA family ATPase, whose amino-acid sequence MLLWINGPFGGGKTQTAHEIRRRLPGSVVCDPEHAGFGLRRMLPPDLRGDFQDLASWRQGVVEVLDPALRGHDGVVIAPMTVTDAGYFEETVGRLRELGHDVRHFTLLAERETVMKRLRERGLGHLLGFVAGKHAGPRRESWAVQRLDHCLERLREPEFAEHLWTDHSTVPKTADRVAVLAGLTLTPHTEGALRTRLRQVAVGVRHIRFD is encoded by the coding sequence ATGCTCCTGTGGATCAACGGCCCCTTCGGGGGCGGCAAGACACAGACCGCACACGAGATACGGCGTCGGCTGCCCGGCAGCGTCGTCTGCGACCCCGAGCACGCCGGTTTCGGCCTGCGCCGCATGCTGCCGCCCGACCTGCGCGGGGACTTCCAGGATCTGGCGTCCTGGCGGCAGGGCGTCGTCGAGGTGCTCGACCCGGCCCTCCGCGGTCACGACGGCGTGGTCATCGCCCCTATGACCGTCACCGATGCCGGGTACTTCGAGGAGACCGTCGGCAGGCTGCGCGAACTCGGCCACGACGTGCGCCACTTCACGCTCCTCGCCGAACGCGAGACGGTCATGAAGCGGCTGCGTGAGCGCGGCCTGGGTCACCTCCTCGGGTTCGTCGCCGGGAAGCACGCGGGGCCGCGCCGGGAGAGCTGGGCCGTCCAGCGGCTCGACCACTGCCTGGAGCGGCTGCGCGAGCCGGAGTTCGCCGAGCACCTGTGGACGGACCACTCGACCGTGCCGAAGACGGCCGACCGCGTGGCCGTCCTGGCCGGGCTGACGCTCACGCCCCACACCGAGGGCGCGCTGCGGACGCGACTGCGGCAGGTCGCGGTGGGCGTGCGGCACATCCGGTTCGACTGA
- a CDS encoding threonine aldolase family protein, whose amino-acid sequence MTNTVEHGEEKTARERLRERRAVAYREAERVLARGGFRGTLRDRLALLHEAAPQVYDLDEPGDIYGDGVVAALEERVAGLLGTEAAAFFPTGTMAQQVALRCWAGRTGNATVALHALSHPEVWERGAFGTVSELRTVRVTREPRPPTAEEVRAFEEPFGALMLELPLRDAGFVLPSWEELTDVVQAARERDAVVHFDGARLWETTLHFGRPLREIADLADSVYVSFYKSLDGFGGAALAGPKTLVEEAKTWRHRYGGTVFQQFPTALSALIGLERELPRLPEYVAHARVVAAALREGFAEAGVPWARVHPEVPHTHEFQVWLPYEADVLAEAAALQTEETRTMLFAAAWDRGGPGLSLTEVTVRADGLTWTADDVKAAVADFVARVARVARGAGVAEGVGT is encoded by the coding sequence ATGACGAACACGGTGGAGCACGGCGAGGAGAAGACGGCACGCGAGCGCCTGCGGGAGCGGCGGGCGGTCGCCTACCGGGAGGCGGAACGCGTCCTCGCGCGCGGTGGCTTCCGGGGCACGCTGCGTGACCGGCTCGCGCTGCTGCACGAGGCAGCACCCCAGGTCTACGACCTCGACGAACCCGGGGACATCTACGGCGACGGGGTCGTGGCGGCCCTGGAGGAGCGGGTCGCCGGGCTGCTGGGGACGGAGGCCGCCGCGTTCTTCCCGACCGGCACGATGGCCCAGCAGGTCGCCCTGCGCTGCTGGGCGGGCCGCACCGGCAACGCCACGGTCGCACTGCACGCGCTGAGCCACCCCGAGGTGTGGGAGCGGGGCGCGTTCGGCACCGTCAGCGAACTGCGCACGGTCCGGGTGACGCGCGAGCCCCGGCCGCCGACGGCCGAGGAGGTCCGTGCCTTCGAGGAGCCCTTCGGCGCGCTGATGCTGGAACTGCCCCTCAGGGACGCCGGTTTCGTGCTGCCCTCCTGGGAGGAGCTCACCGACGTCGTTCAGGCGGCGCGCGAGCGCGACGCGGTGGTGCACTTCGACGGCGCGCGCCTGTGGGAGACGACCCTCCACTTCGGCCGCCCCCTGCGGGAGATAGCGGACCTCGCCGACAGCGTCTACGTGTCGTTCTACAAGTCCCTCGACGGCTTCGGCGGCGCCGCGCTCGCGGGCCCGAAGACGCTGGTGGAGGAGGCGAAAACCTGGCGGCACCGCTATGGCGGAACGGTCTTCCAGCAGTTCCCCACCGCTCTGTCGGCCCTCATCGGCCTGGAGCGGGAGCTGCCCCGGCTGCCGGAGTACGTCGCCCACGCGCGCGTGGTGGCCGCCGCGCTGCGCGAGGGGTTCGCCGAGGCGGGCGTGCCGTGGGCGCGCGTGCACCCCGAGGTGCCGCACACCCACGAGTTCCAGGTCTGGCTGCCGTACGAGGCGGACGTCCTCGCCGAAGCGGCGGCGCTCCAGACCGAGGAGACGCGGACGATGCTCTTCGCCGCCGCCTGGGACCGCGGCGGGCCGGGACTGTCTCTCACCGAGGTCACCGTCCGCGCGGACGGCCTCACCTGGACGGCGGACGACGTGAAGGCGGCGGTCGCGGACTTCGTGGCGCGGGTGGCACGAGTGGCCCGGGGGGCGGGGGTGGCCGAGGGGGTCGGCACGTAG
- a CDS encoding Rossmann-like and DUF2520 domain-containing protein produces MSTAQQPDPRDRPARLAVGVVGAGRVGPALAASLQLAGHRPVAVSGVSDASRRRAALLLPDVPLVPPAEVLRRSDLVLLTVPDDALPGLVEGLAETGAVRPGQLLVHTSGRYGARVLDPALRAGALPLALHPAMTFTGTPVDVQRLAGCSFGVTAPDALRLAAEALVIEMGGEPEWIAEEHRPLYHAALALGANHLVTLVAQSMELLRAAGVEAPDRMLGPLLGAALDNALRSGDGALTGPVARGDAGTVAAHVAELREHAPQTVAGYLAMARATADRALARGLLKPELAEDLLWVLADGTQGTPGTPGTPGGPGTHGTEGDAG; encoded by the coding sequence GTGAGTACAGCCCAACAGCCAGACCCCAGGGACCGCCCCGCGCGGCTCGCCGTGGGCGTCGTCGGCGCGGGCCGGGTGGGTCCCGCCCTGGCCGCGTCACTCCAGCTCGCCGGGCACCGCCCGGTCGCCGTCTCCGGCGTCTCCGACGCCTCCCGGCGGCGAGCCGCGCTCCTGCTGCCCGACGTGCCCCTCGTCCCGCCCGCCGAGGTTCTCCGGCGTTCCGACCTGGTGCTGCTGACCGTCCCCGACGACGCCCTGCCCGGGCTCGTGGAGGGCCTCGCCGAGACCGGCGCCGTACGGCCGGGCCAACTGCTCGTGCACACCTCCGGACGGTACGGCGCGAGGGTCCTCGACCCCGCCCTGCGCGCGGGAGCGCTGCCGCTCGCGCTGCACCCGGCGATGACCTTCACGGGCACGCCCGTGGACGTCCAGCGCCTGGCCGGCTGCTCCTTCGGCGTCACCGCGCCCGACGCGCTGCGGCTGGCCGCGGAGGCCCTCGTGATCGAGATGGGCGGCGAGCCGGAGTGGATCGCCGAGGAGCACCGGCCGCTCTACCACGCGGCACTCGCCCTGGGCGCCAACCACCTGGTCACGCTGGTCGCCCAGTCCATGGAGCTGCTGCGCGCGGCCGGCGTGGAGGCCCCCGACCGGATGCTCGGCCCGCTGCTCGGCGCCGCCCTCGACAACGCGCTGCGCTCCGGCGACGGGGCGCTCACCGGCCCCGTCGCGCGCGGGGACGCGGGCACGGTCGCCGCGCACGTCGCGGAGCTGCGCGAGCACGCCCCGCAGACTGTCGCCGGCTACCTGGCGATGGCCCGCGCGACCGCCGACCGCGCACTCGCGCGCGGGCTCCTCAAGCCCGAGCTCGCCGAAGACCTCCTCTGGGTACTCGCCGACGGCACCCAGGGCACTCCCGGCACTCCTGGCACCCCCGGTGGTCCCGGTACGCACGGCACCGAAGGAGACGCCGGATGA